The Halomonas sp. 7T genome contains a region encoding:
- the sdhC gene encoding succinate dehydrogenase, cytochrome b556 subunit: MNSKRPVNLDLTTIHFPLPALTSITHRITGVILFVGLIFAFWALGKSLSSPAGFDAVSNALANNFLAKFIAWGLLSALAFHFVAGIKHLLMDADIGVTLEGGVKKAQITVVVSAVLIILAGVWVW, translated from the coding sequence GTGAATAGCAAACGACCCGTAAATTTAGACCTAACTACGATACATTTCCCACTTCCGGCGCTAACGTCGATCACACACCGTATCACGGGTGTCATCCTGTTCGTTGGCCTGATTTTCGCTTTTTGGGCGCTGGGTAAATCCCTGTCATCTCCGGCTGGCTTTGATGCCGTCAGCAATGCGTTGGCCAACAACTTTTTGGCCAAGTTCATCGCTTGGGGGCTGCTGTCCGCTTTAGCATTCCATTTTGTTGCAGGTATCAAGCACCTGTTAATGGATGCTGATATTGGCGTCACCCTTGAAGGTGGTGTGAAAAAAGCACAGATCACTGTCGTGGTGAGTGCCGTTCTGATCATTTTGGCAGGAGTCTGGGTATGGTAA
- the gltA gene encoding citrate synthase, with protein MADRKATLTVDGLDKPIDLPMYSGTLGPDVIDVRGLGAEGLFTYDPGFMATSSCQSAITYIDGGKGVLLHRGYPIDQLAKESNFVEVCYTLLFGELPDDEQYADFESRIRNHTMVHDQINNFFKGFRRDAHPMSILCGVVGGLAAFYHDHMDITQEEDRVISAVRLIAKMPTLAAMSHKYNVGQPFNYPRNDLSYAENFLYMMFSNPCEEYKINPVYAKAMDRIFMLHADHEQNASTSTVRLAGSTGANPFACISAGIAALWGPAHGGANEAVLNMLDEIGDDSEENIQRFVDKAKDKDDPFKLMGFGHRVYRNFDPRAKVMKETCDEVLAELGMADDPQLKIAKRLEQIALEDEYFIERKLYPNVDFYSGIILKAMGIPTNMFTVIFAVSRTIGWISHWHEMLSESYKIGRPRQLYIGHDQRDYPKK; from the coding sequence ATGGCTGACAGGAAAGCGACATTGACGGTAGACGGTCTAGATAAACCGATCGATCTACCCATGTATTCCGGCACACTTGGCCCCGACGTCATCGACGTACGCGGCCTTGGTGCTGAAGGCCTGTTTACCTACGACCCCGGCTTCATGGCCACCTCTTCCTGCCAGTCCGCAATCACTTATATTGATGGCGGCAAGGGTGTATTGCTGCACCGCGGCTACCCCATCGACCAGCTGGCCAAAGAGTCTAATTTTGTCGAAGTATGCTACACCCTCCTCTTTGGTGAGCTACCTGACGACGAGCAGTACGCAGATTTCGAATCACGCATTCGCAATCACACGATGGTGCATGACCAGATCAACAACTTCTTCAAAGGGTTCCGCCGTGATGCGCACCCTATGTCGATTCTGTGCGGCGTGGTAGGTGGCTTAGCAGCTTTCTATCACGATCATATGGACATCACCCAAGAAGAAGACCGCGTCATCAGCGCTGTTCGCCTCATTGCTAAAATGCCTACCTTGGCCGCAATGTCGCACAAGTACAACGTTGGCCAGCCCTTTAACTATCCGCGCAACGATCTGAGCTATGCAGAGAACTTCCTCTACATGATGTTCAGCAACCCGTGCGAAGAGTACAAAATCAATCCGGTATACGCGAAAGCCATGGACCGCATCTTTATGCTACATGCGGACCATGAGCAAAACGCTTCCACCTCTACAGTGCGCTTAGCGGGCTCTACTGGCGCTAATCCGTTTGCCTGCATCAGTGCCGGTATCGCCGCACTGTGGGGTCCGGCTCACGGCGGTGCCAACGAAGCCGTACTGAACATGCTAGATGAGATCGGCGACGACTCCGAAGAGAATATTCAGCGGTTTGTCGATAAAGCCAAAGATAAAGATGACCCGTTCAAGCTGATGGGCTTTGGACACCGCGTTTACCGCAACTTCGATCCGCGTGCCAAGGTAATGAAAGAGACCTGCGATGAAGTACTCGCAGAACTGGGCATGGCTGATGACCCGCAGCTGAAAATTGCCAAGCGGCTTGAGCAGATCGCCCTGGAAGATGAATACTTCATCGAGCGTAAGCTTTACCCGAACGTTGATTTCTACTCGGGTATTATTCTCAAAGCAATGGGTATTCCAACCAATATGTTCACCGTTATTTTTGCGGTATCCCGGACAATTGGCTGGATTTCTCACTGGCACGAAATGCTCAGCGAGAGCTACAAAATTGGTCGCCCGCGCCAGCTCTATATTGGCCATGACCAGCGCGACTATCCTAAAAAATAA
- a CDS encoding NAD(P)-dependent oxidoreductase, with protein sequence MNTIKTVAFIGLGVMGYPMAGHLAKQGLTTRVYNRTHSKADAWAKEHGGTAHATPKEAAEGADLVLICVGNDNDVRQVTTGSDGVLSAMSRGSFLIDHTTASADLALELDAACREQGVAFLDAPVSGGQQGAENGALTVMCGGEQHHFDTVQPILAHYSKAVTLMGTASSGQLTKMVNQICIAGLVQGLSEGLHFAEQAGLDQQQVIDVISKGAAGSWQMENRHKTMIADEYDHGFAVNWMRKDLNICLEQARRLDATLPVTALVDQFYADVQRMEGGRWDTSSLLKRLRKPQ encoded by the coding sequence ATGAATACCATTAAAACCGTCGCCTTTATTGGCTTAGGCGTTATGGGCTACCCCATGGCAGGTCATCTCGCTAAACAGGGTTTAACCACCCGCGTGTATAACCGTACTCACAGCAAAGCCGACGCTTGGGCCAAAGAGCACGGAGGCACCGCCCATGCCACGCCTAAAGAAGCCGCTGAAGGCGCAGACCTTGTATTGATATGTGTAGGTAACGACAACGACGTAAGACAAGTCACTACGGGGAGCGATGGCGTATTAAGCGCTATGAGTCGCGGCAGCTTTCTCATTGACCATACGACCGCTTCAGCAGATTTAGCGTTAGAGCTTGATGCCGCCTGCCGTGAACAGGGCGTCGCCTTTCTCGATGCACCGGTCTCCGGCGGCCAGCAAGGCGCCGAAAATGGCGCACTAACGGTTATGTGCGGTGGCGAACAGCACCACTTTGATACTGTCCAGCCCATCCTGGCCCACTACTCCAAAGCCGTCACATTGATGGGCACTGCTAGCAGCGGTCAGCTCACCAAAATGGTTAACCAAATCTGCATTGCCGGATTAGTACAAGGGCTTTCCGAGGGACTGCATTTTGCTGAGCAGGCCGGGCTTGATCAGCAGCAGGTGATCGACGTTATATCAAAAGGCGCCGCCGGCTCCTGGCAGATGGAAAACCGCCACAAAACTATGATTGCCGATGAGTATGACCACGGCTTCGCGGTGAACTGGATGCGCAAGGATTTAAACATTTGCTTAGAGCAAGCTCGCCGCTTGGATGCCACTCTTCCCGTCACCGCGCTGGTTGATCAATTTTATGCGGATGTGCAGCGCATGGAAGGCGGCCGCTGGGACACTTCGTCTCTCTTGAAGCGGCTACGAAAGCCACAATAA
- the gltX gene encoding glutamate--tRNA ligase codes for MTVRTRIAPSPTGDPHVGTAYIALFNLCFARQHGGQFILRIEDTDRVRSTPESEQMILDSLRWLGLEWDEGPDVGGPHGPYRQSERGDIYAQYAQQLLDAGHAFKCYRTSEELDELREARKAAGMQLALKPVDLALDEDEQARREQEGWPYVVRMKVPSTGVCVVKDMLRGAIEVEWAQVDAQILLKSDGMPTYHLANVVDDHLMGITHVLRGEEWINSAPKHQLLYEYFGWEMPELCHMPLLRNPDKSKLSKRKNPTSINYYRRMGFLPQAVTNYLGRMGWSMPDEREKFSLPDMMAEFDIQRVSLGGPVFDLEKLTWLNGVYIREDLDDDALLQALREWAFNDAYVKQILPQVRPRVETLSQVVPLAGHFFSGLPALTEDDFDSVKLDKETLVKLLQFLVWRFEAVSAWDKEALLAEVKTLAEHFELKMKAFLAPVFIAITGSSSSTSVMDAMAILGSDVTRARLRHAIDVLGGVSKKQAKRFEKEYREL; via the coding sequence ATGACCGTACGTACGCGTATCGCGCCTTCTCCCACGGGCGACCCTCACGTAGGAACAGCCTACATCGCGCTATTTAATCTCTGTTTTGCACGTCAACATGGCGGGCAGTTCATTTTGCGGATTGAAGATACGGATCGGGTGCGTTCTACACCTGAGTCGGAACAGATGATTTTGGATTCCCTGCGCTGGCTGGGTCTTGAGTGGGATGAAGGCCCGGATGTTGGCGGCCCCCACGGTCCGTACCGTCAGAGCGAGCGGGGGGACATTTACGCCCAATATGCGCAGCAGTTGCTAGATGCCGGTCATGCTTTTAAATGTTATCGCACCAGTGAAGAGCTTGATGAGCTGCGAGAGGCCCGTAAAGCCGCTGGGATGCAGTTGGCGCTAAAGCCGGTTGACCTGGCGCTAGACGAGGACGAGCAAGCTCGCCGCGAGCAAGAAGGTTGGCCTTATGTGGTGCGTATGAAGGTACCTAGCACCGGCGTATGTGTGGTGAAGGATATGCTGCGCGGAGCTATTGAGGTGGAATGGGCGCAGGTAGACGCTCAAATTCTGCTGAAATCTGACGGCATGCCCACCTACCACCTTGCAAACGTGGTGGACGACCACTTAATGGGTATTACCCATGTGTTGCGAGGGGAGGAGTGGATTAACTCCGCGCCGAAGCACCAGCTTTTATATGAGTACTTTGGCTGGGAAATGCCTGAGCTTTGCCATATGCCGCTGTTGCGTAACCCGGATAAATCCAAACTCTCCAAGCGTAAGAACCCAACGTCGATCAACTACTACCGCCGCATGGGGTTCCTTCCCCAAGCGGTGACCAACTATTTGGGCCGAATGGGTTGGTCGATGCCGGATGAGCGGGAGAAGTTTAGCCTGCCTGATATGATGGCTGAATTTGATATTCAGCGGGTATCGCTGGGTGGGCCGGTGTTTGATTTGGAGAAGTTGACCTGGCTAAACGGTGTCTACATTCGTGAAGACCTAGATGACGATGCACTGCTTCAAGCGCTGCGCGAATGGGCATTTAATGATGCCTATGTAAAGCAAATTTTGCCCCAGGTACGTCCGCGGGTTGAAACGCTGTCGCAGGTGGTGCCACTTGCTGGGCACTTCTTCTCAGGGTTGCCTGCTTTAACAGAAGATGACTTCGATAGCGTTAAACTCGATAAAGAAACGCTGGTGAAGTTGCTGCAGTTCTTGGTATGGCGTTTTGAAGCCGTCTCTGCGTGGGATAAAGAAGCATTGTTAGCCGAAGTGAAAACGCTAGCAGAGCACTTTGAGCTAAAAATGAAGGCATTTTTAGCGCCGGTCTTTATTGCCATTACGGGTAGCTCATCAAGCACGTCGGTGATGGACGCCATGGCGATTTTGGGGTCGGATGTCACTCGTGCGCGGCTTCGACATGCGATTGACGTATTAGGTGGTGTGTCTAAGAAGCAAGCCAAGCGCTTTGAAAAAGAGTACCGGGAGCTGTAA
- a CDS encoding helix-turn-helix domain-containing protein encodes MESLGSRIKQLRLRAKLNKAALARKVGVSDVTISYWESGAIKQIGHERLVALADALDCSLATLLEGDSAPQLLTLTHTGPLPWEQVQATTITVPSHLPLKIDWKAPCVMATPASNTDFSPIAAGDLLLLGPTHVFHKAGHYLIQRDERFIIEHFSKAPSDTSIHAVLLAHWCPA; translated from the coding sequence ATGGAATCGCTAGGCTCACGTATCAAGCAACTGCGGCTTAGGGCCAAGCTCAACAAAGCTGCCCTTGCACGTAAAGTTGGCGTATCAGATGTCACTATTTCTTATTGGGAGTCTGGTGCGATCAAGCAGATTGGCCATGAGCGCTTAGTAGCGCTTGCTGATGCTCTTGATTGCTCTTTGGCGACTCTCTTGGAAGGTGATAGCGCCCCCCAGCTCTTAACGTTGACCCATACCGGCCCCCTCCCCTGGGAACAGGTTCAGGCAACGACTATTACAGTACCCAGCCACCTTCCGTTGAAGATTGACTGGAAAGCCCCTTGTGTCATGGCCACCCCGGCTAGTAACACGGATTTTTCTCCGATTGCGGCCGGTGACTTGCTGCTGTTAGGACCAACACACGTGTTTCACAAAGCAGGACATTACCTCATTCAGCGTGACGAGCGTTTTATCATTGAGCATTTTTCGAAAGCGCCCAGTGATACGTCCATTCACGCTGTACTGTTAGCCCATTGGTGCCCTGCCTAA